One genomic segment of Hydrocarboniclastica marina includes these proteins:
- a CDS encoding PA2778 family cysteine peptidase, with translation MVAALLGLTGCAGQPRLDSTTLASLPPAQKLSTVPFYPQSDYQCGPASLAMVLNYSGANASPVELRPMVYLPGRQGSLQVEMVAAARQYDLLVYPLEQRLDAILQEVNGGNPVLVLQNLGLDWWPMWHFAVVIGYDLPARELILHSGLKAEKRESFSSFTNTWERGGRWARVILPPDKLPETARPLVYVRAAHDLELTGRSNAARVAYATASSTWPDNTAAAFAQANLALSQGEYSEAAHGFRGLLERKPEYSPAWNNLAIALEQLDCNDAASQARACTAKAAAPESRDHPGKARPPKSQLTESSREKKCSVPACPTAY, from the coding sequence GTGGTAGCTGCTCTGCTGGGGTTGACCGGTTGCGCCGGTCAGCCTCGGCTGGACAGCACAACGCTCGCCTCCCTGCCGCCCGCGCAGAAACTCTCAACCGTACCTTTCTATCCCCAGTCCGACTACCAGTGCGGCCCGGCGTCTCTGGCGATGGTGCTCAACTACAGCGGCGCGAACGCCAGTCCCGTGGAACTCCGGCCCATGGTTTACCTGCCCGGGCGCCAGGGTAGCCTGCAAGTGGAGATGGTGGCCGCGGCCCGGCAGTATGATCTGCTCGTCTATCCGCTTGAGCAACGGCTGGACGCGATTCTGCAAGAAGTGAACGGGGGCAATCCGGTACTGGTATTACAGAACCTGGGTCTGGATTGGTGGCCGATGTGGCATTTCGCGGTTGTGATCGGCTACGACTTGCCAGCGCGCGAGCTCATTCTGCACTCGGGGCTTAAGGCCGAGAAGCGCGAATCCTTCAGCAGCTTCACCAACACCTGGGAACGGGGAGGGCGCTGGGCGCGGGTTATCTTACCGCCCGATAAGTTACCGGAAACTGCCAGGCCTCTCGTTTATGTTCGGGCTGCCCATGATCTGGAGCTGACGGGCCGGAGCAATGCCGCCAGAGTCGCCTACGCCACGGCCAGTTCAACCTGGCCCGATAACACAGCCGCCGCTTTTGCCCAAGCTAATCTGGCGCTTTCTCAGGGGGAGTATTCAGAAGCAGCGCACGGTTTCAGAGGGCTGCTGGAGCGCAAACCGGAATACAGCCCGGCATGGAACAATCTTGCCATCGCCCTAGAGCAACTGGATTGTAACGACGCGGCGTCGCAAGCGCGGGCCTGTACTGCGAAGGCGGCAGCACCTGAAAGCAGGGATCATCCCGGCAAGGCACGCCCCCCAAAATCACAGCTAACCGAAAGCTCAAGGGAAAAAAAATGTAGCGTGCCGGCGTGCCCAACTGCCTATTAG
- a CDS encoding PA2779 family protein has translation MNAVMFWRRPLAVLLALIMFATTLTAAASSQAPAGMVSTTEVLAAEQVRVDRDQLKSMLGNDEVKQKLADLGVDPAQIENRINSLTAAELADFNQQLDEAPAAAGVGGAVGIIVFFLLVFIVTDMLCATDIYSFVNCIN, from the coding sequence ATGAATGCAGTAATGTTCTGGAGACGTCCACTCGCTGTCCTGTTAGCCCTGATCATGTTCGCAACCACGCTCACTGCAGCCGCCTCATCCCAGGCACCCGCGGGCATGGTCAGCACCACTGAAGTGCTCGCTGCGGAGCAGGTTCGTGTAGATCGCGACCAACTGAAATCAATGCTCGGCAATGACGAGGTCAAACAGAAGCTGGCCGACCTCGGCGTCGATCCGGCCCAGATAGAAAACCGCATTAACAGTCTGACAGCGGCAGAACTGGCCGACTTTAACCAACAGCTTGACGAAGCGCCCGCGGCGGCAGGTGTCGGCGGTGCGGTCGGGATCATCGTGTTCTTCCTGCTGGTCTTCATTGTTACCGACATGCTTTGCGCAACGGACATCTACAGTTTCGTCAACTGCATCAATTAA
- a CDS encoding sterol desaturase family protein: MLEDLLGFSPQWLLLALGPLFGLTMLAEFIALRRRSDLPSACYTWTDTISNAALAALYQVGEAATITAVAVIYGALFNYRLFEIPLTPWTLLLLLLLQDFCYYFFHLAHHRIRWCWCSHVVHHSSERLNYSTAFRQSLTYPLSGMWVFWIPLVIVGFPPEAVLLSVSISLAYQFFIHSQLVPKLGPLEWVLNTPSHHRAHHGRNARYIDRNYGGILIIWDRLFGTFVEESEAEPPAFGIPDPIHSHNPLTLTFHEWKRMFRDAGRPGLSLRQRLAVLLSPPAGPKSRS; the protein is encoded by the coding sequence ATGTTGGAAGATTTACTGGGCTTCAGCCCCCAATGGCTACTTTTGGCGCTGGGTCCACTGTTCGGGTTGACCATGCTGGCGGAGTTTATTGCACTGCGCCGGCGGAGCGACTTGCCCAGTGCCTGCTATACCTGGACCGACACCATCAGCAACGCTGCCCTGGCTGCGCTCTACCAGGTCGGCGAGGCGGCCACCATAACCGCTGTTGCTGTGATATATGGCGCACTGTTCAATTATCGCCTGTTTGAGATTCCGCTGACGCCCTGGACCCTGCTTCTGCTTCTGCTGCTGCAGGACTTCTGCTATTACTTCTTTCACCTCGCGCACCACCGTATTCGATGGTGCTGGTGCTCCCATGTGGTACATCACAGTTCGGAGCGGCTGAACTATTCCACGGCGTTCCGCCAGAGCCTGACCTACCCCCTGTCCGGCATGTGGGTTTTCTGGATACCGCTTGTGATTGTCGGCTTCCCGCCGGAGGCAGTCCTGCTGAGTGTGTCTATCAGCCTGGCCTACCAGTTCTTCATCCACAGCCAGCTGGTACCCAAGCTGGGGCCCCTCGAGTGGGTGCTGAACACACCGTCCCACCACCGCGCCCATCATGGGCGCAATGCTCGCTACATCGACCGCAACTACGGCGGCATCCTTATCATCTGGGATCGTCTATTCGGCACGTTTGTGGAAGAGTCTGAAGCCGAACCGCCGGCATTTGGCATCCCTGACCCCATCCACAGTCATAACCCGCTGACCCTGACCTTTCACGAGTGGAAAAGGATGTTCCGGGACGCAGGACGCCCGGGTCTGAGCCTGCGTCAGAGGCTCGCGGTGCTGCTGTCCCCGCCAGCGGGGCCGAAATCGCGTTCCTGA
- a CDS encoding NAD(P)/FAD-dependent oxidoreductase, whose translation MPSNSHRIVIVGGGAGGMELATHLGKKLGKRGKAQITLVDAVLTHVWKPLLHEVAAGSMDSEANEVNFRAHAHNHHYQFQLGRLSGLDRSARKIVLAPILDEKGLEVVPQRSLDYDTLVLSVGSTTNDFGTKGAMEHCEFLDSLDQARRFHRHLLNLFLRKNYMARDLADSKLRIAIVGAGATGVELAAELRLVSRELPQYGLNEIKAGDVELTIVEAADRILPALPERISRAAHRELEQLGIRIMTGDPVGEITSTELHLKNGVQLQADVCVWAAGIKAPEFLTRLDDLETNRLNQLVVHQDLRTTRDKDIFAFGDCAACPQPNSDKPVPPRAQAANQQAKTLAKTLANRLDGRESVNFVYKDHGSLISLSHYTAVGSLMGNLTNGSLKVEGRLARLFYISLYRMHQVALHGLIGTAFIWFSDTLSRKLHPRLKLH comes from the coding sequence ATGCCCAGCAACTCACACCGGATCGTCATTGTCGGCGGCGGCGCCGGCGGAATGGAACTTGCGACGCACCTGGGGAAGAAACTCGGCAAACGCGGCAAAGCCCAGATTACTCTGGTCGACGCCGTTCTGACCCATGTCTGGAAACCTCTCCTGCACGAAGTGGCTGCAGGCTCAATGGACTCTGAGGCCAACGAGGTGAATTTCAGAGCCCATGCCCACAATCATCATTACCAGTTCCAGCTCGGCCGGTTGAGCGGCCTGGACCGTTCCGCCAGAAAAATCGTACTGGCGCCCATCCTTGATGAGAAAGGGTTGGAAGTGGTACCCCAGCGCTCACTCGACTATGACACGCTGGTTCTCTCAGTCGGCAGCACAACCAACGATTTCGGCACCAAAGGCGCAATGGAACACTGCGAGTTCCTGGATAGCCTGGACCAGGCCCGGCGTTTTCACCGCCACCTGCTGAACCTCTTCCTCCGCAAGAATTACATGGCCCGTGACCTTGCCGATTCCAAGCTTCGCATCGCGATCGTAGGCGCCGGAGCTACCGGGGTTGAGCTGGCAGCCGAGCTTCGCCTGGTCTCACGGGAACTGCCCCAGTACGGTCTCAACGAAATAAAAGCCGGTGATGTCGAGCTCACAATCGTTGAGGCGGCGGACCGGATTCTTCCAGCCCTGCCGGAGCGCATATCCCGTGCGGCGCATCGGGAACTGGAACAGCTGGGTATCAGGATAATGACGGGTGACCCGGTCGGCGAAATAACGTCGACCGAACTGCACCTGAAAAACGGTGTCCAGCTGCAGGCGGACGTTTGTGTATGGGCAGCGGGCATCAAAGCGCCTGAGTTTCTGACCCGGCTGGACGACCTTGAAACCAACCGCCTCAATCAGTTAGTGGTTCACCAGGATCTGCGCACCACGCGCGACAAGGATATTTTCGCGTTCGGAGACTGTGCCGCCTGCCCCCAACCCAACAGTGACAAGCCCGTACCGCCCCGCGCTCAGGCTGCAAACCAGCAGGCCAAGACCCTGGCAAAAACCCTTGCTAACCGGCTGGACGGCCGGGAATCGGTCAACTTTGTCTACAAGGACCATGGCTCGTTAATCTCATTGAGCCACTATACCGCCGTCGGTAGCCTGATGGGCAACCTGACCAACGGCAGCCTGAAAGTCGAGGGGAGATTGGCGCGACTTTTTTATATTTCCCTCTACCGTATGCACCAGGTTGCCCTTCACGGCCTGATCGGGACAGCTTTCATCTGGTTCAGTGATACCCTCAGCCGCAAGCTGCATCCACGCCTGAAGCTGCACTGA
- a CDS encoding L,D-transpeptidase family protein — protein sequence MRYLILVLSCILLINAQSASASVDAVVVKKSERQLVLLRDGEPVRRYRISLGDNPVGHKLYEGDRRTPEGQYVLDWRNHESRFYKSIHISYPSPRDRELAEAWGLSPGGSIMIHGLPNEAGDLAFAYEGLDWTEGCIAVSNEAMDEIWQLVHDGTPITILP from the coding sequence ATGCGTTACCTGATTCTAGTTTTGAGCTGTATTCTTCTGATCAACGCGCAATCGGCGTCAGCCAGTGTGGATGCTGTTGTGGTGAAAAAAAGCGAGCGCCAACTGGTACTGTTGCGCGATGGTGAGCCGGTTCGTCGCTATCGCATTTCTCTGGGCGACAATCCGGTTGGGCACAAACTGTACGAGGGTGACCGACGTACGCCTGAAGGACAGTACGTACTGGATTGGCGCAATCACGAGAGCCGGTTCTACAAATCGATCCACATCTCCTACCCAAGCCCCCGTGATCGGGAGCTGGCCGAGGCGTGGGGCCTCAGCCCGGGCGGTAGCATCATGATTCACGGCCTCCCCAACGAGGCGGGCGACCTGGCCTTCGCCTACGAGGGGCTGGACTGGACCGAAGGCTGCATCGCGGTGTCCAACGAAGCGATGGATGAGATCTGGCAACTGGTCCACGACGGGACGCCCATTACGATTCTGCCATAA
- a CDS encoding Lpp/OprI family alanine-zipper lipoprotein — protein sequence MRKIAIAGVALSVLLAGCASTGAEEGQNDAMTAAESASQTADSANSAAKSAQQRADEAYRKAEQAMQAAQEAKRAADEANERAKRMLERASQK from the coding sequence ATGCGCAAGATAGCAATCGCAGGTGTAGCTCTTTCTGTACTTCTGGCTGGTTGTGCCAGCACCGGCGCCGAAGAAGGGCAGAACGACGCGATGACTGCCGCGGAAAGCGCGAGCCAGACCGCGGATTCAGCCAACAGTGCAGCGAAGTCTGCACAGCAGCGTGCTGATGAAGCCTACCGCAAGGCTGAACAAGCCATGCAGGCGGCTCAGGAAGCCAAGCGTGCGGCGGACGAAGCGAACGAACGCGCCAAGCGTATGCTGGAACGTGCCAGCCAGAAGTAA
- a CDS encoding L,D-transpeptidase family protein, which translates to MLLAKPAPIRRRKVAKSVVYALILAAFTSFLGTTATARTMPVWQDTALVGAVDRVYAKYEDTLAAIGDRHSLGYLELLFANPGVDPWLPGEETPIILPSRFILPAGAREGIVINLAEFRLYHYKDNSVTTYPVGVGRSTAPSPLTHTEVTMRLESPAWYPPESVRQEHAAEGDQLPRVIPPGPDNPLGPFALQLAEKGYLIHGTNKRFGIGMQVSHGCIRMYNQDISELVWRVETGTPVRIVDQPVKFGVQDRVLWIEVHRKQDEQTREQTNRLWQAASESLQAVEREHPGLELNRALMEKAIEQADGIPRRVGEVIPTQVAREDSRRPSGDAEGS; encoded by the coding sequence ATGCTGTTAGCAAAACCTGCGCCGATCCGCCGCCGGAAAGTGGCCAAGAGTGTCGTCTACGCCCTGATACTGGCTGCCTTCACGAGCTTTCTTGGTACCACCGCCACCGCCCGGACCATGCCTGTCTGGCAGGATACGGCGCTTGTCGGTGCCGTCGATCGGGTGTACGCGAAGTACGAAGATACGCTGGCCGCGATCGGCGACCGTCACAGCCTGGGTTACCTGGAGCTGCTGTTTGCCAATCCCGGCGTAGACCCCTGGTTACCCGGCGAGGAAACGCCCATTATCCTGCCCAGCCGTTTTATTCTTCCGGCGGGCGCGCGGGAAGGCATAGTCATCAATCTGGCTGAATTCCGCCTCTATCATTACAAGGACAACAGCGTAACGACCTACCCGGTGGGCGTGGGTCGATCCACTGCGCCCTCGCCGCTGACGCATACCGAAGTGACAATGCGACTCGAGTCGCCCGCCTGGTACCCGCCTGAGTCGGTGCGACAGGAGCATGCGGCGGAAGGAGATCAATTGCCCCGGGTCATTCCCCCGGGGCCCGACAACCCGCTGGGACCTTTTGCGCTGCAACTGGCCGAAAAGGGCTATCTGATCCACGGCACCAACAAGCGGTTCGGTATCGGCATGCAGGTAAGCCACGGCTGTATCCGCATGTACAACCAGGACATTTCAGAGCTTGTCTGGCGTGTCGAGACGGGCACTCCGGTACGGATCGTAGACCAGCCCGTGAAATTCGGCGTACAGGACCGGGTACTCTGGATCGAGGTGCACCGGAAACAGGACGAGCAAACACGGGAACAGACCAACAGGCTATGGCAGGCTGCGAGTGAGTCGCTCCAGGCAGTGGAACGGGAACACCCCGGACTTGAGCTTAATCGTGCATTGATGGAAAAAGCTATTGAACAGGCCGACGGCATACCCCGTCGCGTCGGCGAGGTCATTCCGACCCAGGTTGCCCGAGAAGATTCAAGACGGCCATCCGGCGATGCCGAAGGCAGCTAG
- a CDS encoding TMEM165/GDT1 family protein: MDALIYSTLGVAIAEIGDKTQLLSLFLVSRFHQRTAIILGILVATLLNHALSAWLGAWISDLIPSHWQGWLIGGSFILIALWLLIPDKEEEEDSGILRYSAFTATTVLFFLAEIGDKTQVATVVLAARFDETVMVILGTTLGMLAANIPVIIAGRWLMDRLPLNKARIAAFVLFMVLGIITIAGSGWIKL, from the coding sequence ATGGACGCGTTGATCTATTCAACCCTGGGTGTCGCTATTGCCGAAATCGGCGATAAAACCCAGCTACTGTCTTTGTTTCTTGTTTCCCGTTTTCATCAGCGCACCGCCATTATCCTCGGCATTCTGGTAGCGACTCTACTGAATCATGCGCTGTCCGCCTGGCTCGGGGCCTGGATTTCAGACCTTATCCCAAGCCATTGGCAGGGCTGGCTTATCGGTGGAAGTTTCATTCTGATAGCGCTGTGGCTCCTCATCCCGGACAAGGAAGAGGAAGAGGATTCCGGCATTCTCCGCTATAGTGCTTTTACCGCCACAACCGTGTTGTTTTTTCTGGCCGAGATCGGTGACAAGACGCAGGTAGCGACAGTGGTTCTCGCCGCCCGGTTTGACGAAACGGTGATGGTCATCCTAGGCACTACGCTCGGCATGCTCGCCGCGAACATCCCTGTGATCATTGCCGGACGCTGGCTGATGGATCGGCTGCCACTGAACAAGGCGCGCATAGCCGCCTTCGTGCTGTTCATGGTTCTGGGAATCATCACTATCGCCGGCAGCGGTTGGATCAAACTGTAA
- a CDS encoding MDR family MFS transporter has translation MLGTMSTVLSATIINVALPHIMTDFGVGQGQAHWLATGFLAAVTATMLASGWLLDHWGVRRTLAAAMLVFCAASVLGALAPDLPTLIIARIVQGVCAGLLQPLGMYMVFRIFPREERGRALGVYGVGIILAPALGPVLGGFVVDQLDWRFVLLAPAPVTLLGLAMSLRYLPDADPDQPRYRFDAAGLILLSLFLMTALDALNRLQHGFDHLLTVGLETAAAAGLFCAFLYQQGHSRTPMLNIEMLREPVFRQACWGALILGISLYGSTYLIPLFVQTALGYSATEAGLLLLPAGIVMGICFPIAGRMADRFPGRPLIMSGLIIFALAGTMFALSELEAGFLALACYTVLGRIGLSLLMPALSTTALNPLPNHLLGQGSSTISFARQFGGAMGVNLLAILIEQGPTDAQGHPALGAYHAAWWLIVIGALAALAPAWKLGRRPAGR, from the coding sequence ATGCTGGGCACTATGTCCACGGTGCTCTCAGCGACAATCATCAACGTCGCGCTCCCGCACATCATGACCGACTTCGGTGTCGGTCAGGGCCAGGCTCACTGGCTGGCCACTGGTTTCCTTGCCGCGGTGACCGCGACGATGCTGGCGTCGGGATGGCTGCTGGATCATTGGGGCGTCCGACGAACGCTGGCGGCGGCCATGCTGGTGTTTTGTGCCGCTTCAGTATTGGGAGCTCTGGCTCCCGACCTGCCGACCCTGATTATCGCCCGTATCGTTCAAGGCGTTTGCGCTGGCCTGCTACAGCCTCTTGGCATGTACATGGTTTTCCGCATCTTCCCCCGAGAGGAGCGAGGGCGGGCCCTGGGTGTCTATGGCGTCGGCATTATTCTCGCGCCAGCGCTGGGTCCGGTCCTCGGCGGTTTTGTCGTGGATCAGCTTGACTGGCGTTTTGTACTGCTTGCGCCGGCCCCCGTTACCCTGTTGGGCCTGGCGATGTCCCTTCGCTACCTACCCGATGCGGACCCTGATCAACCGCGGTACCGTTTTGACGCTGCCGGGCTGATTCTGCTCTCTCTTTTTCTTATGACCGCGCTGGACGCGCTTAATCGGCTCCAGCACGGTTTCGACCATCTCCTTACTGTCGGCCTGGAGACCGCCGCCGCGGCCGGGCTGTTTTGTGCTTTTCTCTATCAGCAGGGCCACAGCCGGACCCCCATGCTGAACATTGAAATGCTACGCGAGCCGGTGTTTCGTCAGGCTTGCTGGGGTGCCTTGATACTCGGCATCAGCCTGTACGGAAGCACCTACCTTATTCCCTTGTTCGTGCAGACCGCCCTTGGTTACAGTGCAACCGAAGCGGGTCTTCTGCTGCTGCCGGCGGGCATCGTCATGGGCATCTGTTTCCCGATCGCGGGTCGAATGGCAGACCGTTTTCCAGGACGCCCGCTGATCATGTCCGGACTGATCATTTTTGCGCTGGCCGGTACCATGTTTGCCCTGAGCGAACTGGAGGCGGGATTTCTGGCTCTGGCGTGTTACACCGTGCTTGGCCGTATTGGGCTAAGCCTGTTAATGCCGGCTCTCAGTACGACCGCGCTCAACCCTCTCCCCAACCATCTCCTGGGTCAGGGTTCCAGCACGATCAGTTTCGCCCGACAATTCGGTGGCGCCATGGGCGTCAACCTGCTCGCCATTCTTATCGAGCAGGGTCCTACAGATGCCCAGGGTCACCCAGCCCTCGGTGCCTATCACGCGGCCTGGTGGCTGATTGTGATCGGCGCACTTGCCGCGCTGGCACCCGCCTGGAAGCTCGGGAGACGACCTGCAGGACGCTAG
- a CDS encoding MarR family transcriptional regulator, which yields MRDQLPFALARVFRRWRKLLDERLKDLGVTQARWTTMVYLHRSGEGLTQRDLASRMAIENPTLVRLLDNLESQGLVERRACEEDRRARRLFLTAKGNDFMGVLYERSEDLRNQLLDGVAEKDLKATIKVMDRVVANAEKLL from the coding sequence ATGAGAGATCAGTTACCTTTTGCCTTGGCTCGTGTTTTTCGCCGGTGGCGCAAACTACTGGACGAGCGCCTCAAGGATCTTGGCGTTACACAGGCCCGGTGGACCACTATGGTTTACCTGCACCGCAGCGGCGAGGGGCTGACCCAGCGTGACCTGGCCAGTCGAATGGCGATCGAGAATCCGACACTGGTAAGGCTGCTGGACAACCTGGAAAGCCAGGGTCTGGTCGAGCGCCGTGCCTGTGAAGAAGACCGTCGCGCCCGCCGCCTGTTTCTGACTGCGAAAGGCAACGACTTCATGGGCGTGCTATACGAGCGCTCTGAAGATCTTCGCAACCAGTTACTTGATGGTGTTGCCGAGAAAGACCTTAAAGCGACAATCAAGGTCATGGACCGGGTCGTTGCAAACGCTGAAAAGCTGCTCTGA
- a CDS encoding MFS transporter — translation MRHLAMSLSALIISIILLVSGNAFLMTLLGLRMSLEGFNTSVIGWVLVCYSIGFVLGTLTANRAIERAGHIRAFAAFAAILASATLLYVFAVDPIFWAFLRIVGGFSMAGLLLVMESWFSATATNSNRGALFAIYQIVFFLSTAGAQLLVNLGDPLTFVPFSLAAILVTVALVPLALTRMQAPHIETVDRISFGAIFRVAPTGLIGAMMSGLLASSFYAMGPVYATQIGMPISKLATFMASAIVAAMLMAWPIGMICDRYDRRRVLMVAALVACAAALSTAYLGGLHSVIRIGSTGLFVGLAMSIYPIAVAITNDRMESHQIVAASGSLLLSYGIGSIAGPILGASMMDLLGPGGLFVGNAGVLLLLAALTWYRIRHSVDVPVEEQAHFIPTTGESSVILSELDPRNEDFHEADLTYPGSGAESEPRVTAS, via the coding sequence GTGAGGCATTTGGCAATGTCGCTTTCAGCGTTGATCATCAGCATTATCCTGCTGGTCAGCGGTAATGCATTTCTGATGACACTGCTGGGCCTGCGCATGAGCCTGGAGGGATTCAACACGTCCGTTATCGGCTGGGTGCTGGTGTGCTACTCGATCGGCTTCGTGCTGGGTACGCTGACCGCCAACCGGGCCATTGAACGGGCCGGCCATATCCGGGCATTTGCGGCATTCGCAGCCATCCTCGCTTCCGCAACCTTGCTTTATGTATTTGCGGTTGACCCGATTTTCTGGGCATTTTTACGGATTGTCGGCGGCTTTTCCATGGCCGGGCTCCTGCTGGTCATGGAGAGCTGGTTCAGCGCAACAGCCACGAACAGCAACCGTGGCGCGCTGTTCGCGATCTATCAGATCGTGTTTTTTCTCTCCACGGCAGGCGCACAGTTGCTGGTGAATCTCGGCGACCCGCTGACGTTTGTGCCTTTTTCGCTGGCTGCGATCCTGGTGACCGTCGCCCTGGTGCCGCTCGCATTGACGCGTATGCAGGCGCCGCACATTGAAACCGTTGACCGGATTTCCTTCGGGGCGATCTTCAGGGTGGCGCCGACGGGACTTATCGGCGCCATGATGTCAGGGCTGCTGGCCAGCTCTTTCTATGCCATGGGTCCTGTCTATGCGACTCAGATCGGCATGCCGATTTCGAAGCTGGCGACATTCATGGCCAGCGCCATTGTAGCGGCAATGCTGATGGCCTGGCCGATCGGCATGATTTGTGACCGATACGACCGCCGGCGGGTGCTCATGGTTGCTGCACTGGTGGCCTGTGCAGCGGCGCTATCAACGGCGTACCTCGGCGGGCTGCACAGTGTTATTCGCATCGGCAGCACCGGACTGTTTGTCGGCCTTGCAATGTCTATCTATCCCATTGCGGTCGCCATCACCAACGACAGAATGGAATCTCACCAGATTGTCGCGGCCAGTGGCAGCCTGCTGTTGAGCTACGGCATCGGCAGCATTGCCGGTCCTATACTGGGTGCGTCAATGATGGACCTGCTGGGGCCAGGTGGGCTTTTTGTAGGCAACGCGGGCGTTTTACTGCTGCTCGCAGCGCTGACCTGGTACCGGATTCGTCACAGTGTGGATGTTCCGGTGGAGGAGCAGGCGCACTTTATACCGACCACTGGCGAGAGCTCGGTAATATTGTCCGAGCTTGACCCGCGCAATGAGGATTTTCATGAGGCAGATTTGACCTACCCTGGGTCAGGCGCTGAGTCAGAGCCCAGGGTGACAGCGTCATAA
- a CDS encoding TrkH family potassium uptake protein, whose protein sequence is MENIKPVIHILSLLLVLLSIFMTLPVILLANGDHSDWKAFVISASAVLSIALVGLFLSRNQNGMLKQKQMFLLTVGSWVLISGLASLPLLLSDLDLSMTDAVFESVSGVTSTGSTVLTGLDDMPGDILVWRSIIQWIGGIGIIGMAVAILPFLRVGGMRLFATESSDWSEKALPRTITLGRGLIASYVGLTTLCILAYWLAGMNLFDAFNHGLTTVSTGGYSTSDASMGKFDSDLLLLIATLFMALGALPFFLYVRMLNGQYQALWRDEQVQAFFKILIGVSLALTIHGVWSQQNDVWGSFVASIFNVTSIVTTTGFASEDYTVWGPLAVAVFFFLTFVGGCSGSTSGGMKVFRFQLSFIMLREQITRLLHPRAVLSRRYNRRLISDDIIASSIAFSFMFFVTFAFIALALAGLGLDLTTSLTGAATAVANVGPGLGEIIGPAGNFQALPDAAKWVLCVGMLLGRLELLSVLVLLTADFWRK, encoded by the coding sequence ATGGAAAACATCAAGCCCGTCATACATATCCTGAGCCTTTTGCTGGTGCTGCTCAGCATCTTTATGACCCTGCCGGTTATTTTGCTGGCGAACGGGGATCACTCCGACTGGAAGGCTTTTGTCATCTCGGCCAGCGCGGTTCTGAGCATAGCTCTGGTTGGGCTTTTCCTCTCCCGCAACCAGAACGGTATGCTGAAGCAGAAACAGATGTTCCTGCTGACCGTCGGCAGCTGGGTGTTGATTTCCGGTCTTGCCTCGCTTCCGCTGTTGCTCTCCGATCTGGACCTGAGCATGACTGACGCAGTTTTTGAAAGCGTCTCAGGTGTAACTTCCACGGGCTCAACTGTGCTTACCGGGCTCGACGATATGCCGGGGGATATTCTGGTATGGCGGTCTATCATTCAATGGATCGGCGGTATCGGTATTATCGGCATGGCCGTTGCCATCCTGCCTTTCCTTCGGGTCGGTGGTATGCGACTGTTCGCCACAGAGTCATCTGACTGGAGTGAGAAGGCCCTTCCCCGGACTATTACGCTTGGGCGGGGACTCATAGCGTCCTATGTAGGCCTCACCACGCTCTGTATCCTTGCCTACTGGTTGGCCGGAATGAACCTGTTCGACGCGTTCAATCATGGACTGACGACGGTATCGACTGGCGGCTATTCCACCTCTGATGCTTCCATGGGCAAGTTTGACTCCGATCTGCTCCTGCTCATCGCGACGCTCTTCATGGCTTTGGGCGCGCTGCCGTTCTTTCTCTACGTGCGCATGCTGAACGGTCAGTATCAGGCGCTCTGGCGCGACGAACAGGTACAGGCTTTCTTCAAGATTCTCATTGGAGTCAGCCTGGCGTTGACCATTCACGGTGTCTGGTCGCAGCAAAATGATGTCTGGGGCTCTTTTGTCGCCAGTATTTTCAACGTCACTTCGATCGTTACTACCACCGGTTTCGCCTCTGAGGATTACACCGTCTGGGGCCCGCTTGCAGTTGCTGTGTTCTTCTTCCTGACGTTCGTCGGCGGCTGCTCCGGGTCCACCTCCGGCGGCATGAAAGTGTTCCGCTTCCAGCTCTCATTCATCATGTTGCGCGAGCAGATCACCCGGCTGCTTCACCCCCGCGCTGTGCTAAGCAGGCGTTACAACCGGCGTCTGATCAGCGATGACATCATCGCTTCAAGTATCGCGTTCTCGTTCATGTTCTTTGTCACCTTTGCCTTTATCGCCCTTGCCCTGGCCGGCCTCGGCCTGGATCTCACCACCAGCCTGACCGGGGCCGCAACGGCCGTCGCCAATGTCGGTCCCGGGCTTGGCGAGATCATCGGCCCTGCGGGCAACTTCCAGGCCTTGCCGGACGCCGCCAAGTGGGTGCTTTGCGTGGGCATGCTGTTGGGGAGACTCGAGCTATTGAGCGTATTGGTTCTGCTGACGGCTGACTTCTGGCGGAAGTGA